One part of the uncultured Bacteroides sp. genome encodes these proteins:
- a CDS encoding ATP-binding protein, producing the protein MKVKSLFWIFAFLLLVILSLLTSIVVQKGSWMFYLVEGLIVVAIFLLIVFYKKIVKPLNTIGNGMDLLREQDFSSRLSPVGQYEADRVVNIFNRMMEQMKNERLRLREQNNFLDLLIKASPMGVIILNFDEKITSLNPAAIKVLGIHSVEEVANKKLQDINSLLAEELTTLSFNDIRTVQLNDSNIYKCTYSSFIDQGFQHPFILIESLTDEVMKAEKKAYEKVIRMIAHEVNNTTAGITSTLDTVESTLTEVENTEDIREVMRVCIDRCFSMSRFITNFADVVKIPEPDLRKQDLNTLVNSCKMFMENICYNRDISISLRLSESLNEVMVDACLFEQVMVNIIKNSAESIDSQGEIIISTTNNPVCLEVADNGKGISKETAAKLFSPFFSTKPEGQGIGLIFIREVLLKHGCTFSLRTYDDGFTRFRILFE; encoded by the coding sequence ATGAAAGTTAAAAGCCTCTTCTGGATATTTGCATTTTTACTGCTGGTTATTCTTTCTTTGCTGACAAGTATTGTTGTTCAGAAAGGATCGTGGATGTTCTATCTGGTAGAAGGTCTTATTGTGGTTGCTATATTTCTGCTCATTGTTTTCTATAAAAAAATAGTAAAGCCCTTAAATACTATTGGCAATGGTATGGATTTGCTTAGAGAACAGGACTTTAGTTCACGTCTTAGTCCGGTGGGGCAATACGAAGCAGATAGAGTAGTGAATATCTTTAACCGGATGATGGAGCAGATGAAGAATGAACGTCTCCGCCTTAGGGAACAGAATAATTTTCTGGATTTGCTTATTAAAGCCTCTCCGATGGGAGTGATAATCCTCAATTTTGATGAAAAAATAACTTCTCTGAATCCGGCTGCTATAAAAGTTCTTGGTATTCATTCCGTGGAAGAGGTTGCCAATAAAAAACTTCAGGATATTAATTCATTATTGGCAGAGGAGCTGACTACATTATCTTTTAATGATATACGCACTGTGCAGCTGAATGACTCGAATATATACAAATGTACTTACTCTTCTTTTATTGATCAGGGATTTCAGCATCCTTTTATATTGATTGAAAGTCTGACCGACGAGGTGATGAAAGCCGAGAAAAAGGCTTATGAGAAAGTTATCCGTATGATTGCTCATGAGGTGAATAACACAACCGCCGGCATTACTTCTACATTAGACACTGTAGAATCTACCTTGACCGAAGTTGAGAATACAGAAGATATTCGTGAGGTGATGCGGGTATGTATCGACCGATGCTTTAGCATGAGCCGGTTTATAACCAACTTTGCTGATGTAGTAAAGATACCCGAACCCGATTTACGCAAGCAGGATTTGAATACGCTGGTTAATTCCTGCAAAATGTTCATGGAAAATATCTGTTATAATCGTGATATATCTATTTCTCTTCGTCTTTCAGAGAGCCTAAATGAGGTTATGGTGGATGCTTGTCTGTTTGAACAAGTGATGGTTAACATCATTAAAAACTCGGCTGAGAGCATTGATAGTCAGGGTGAAATAATAATATCTACAACCAATAACCCGGTATGTCTCGAAGTAGCTGATAACGGGAAAGGCATTAGCAAAGAAACTGCTGCAAAACTCTTTAGCCCCTTCTTTTCAACCAAGCCGGAAGGGCAGGGAATAGGCTTGATATTTATTCGTGAGGTGCTCCTTAAACATGGTTGCACTTTCTCTCTACGAACTTATGATGACGGATTTACCCGTTTCCGTATTTTATTTGAGTAA
- a CDS encoding Dabb family protein, translated as MLKHVVMWKLKKTAEGKSKAENALWMKEHLEALIGIIPEIKSLEVGINVLESDMAYDAVLISTFENKEALASYKVNPKHVEISSYCKKIRESRVVIDYYV; from the coding sequence ATGCTGAAACATGTAGTTATGTGGAAACTTAAGAAAACCGCTGAAGGTAAGTCGAAAGCTGAAAATGCTCTTTGGATGAAAGAACACCTGGAAGCTTTAATAGGAATAATACCTGAAATAAAGTCATTAGAGGTCGGTATAAATGTATTAGAAAGTGATATGGCTTATGATGCCGTGCTTATTTCTACCTTCGAAAACAAGGAAGCTCTTGCATCTTACAAAGTTAACCCTAAGCATGTGGAGATTAGTTCATATTGCAAGAAGATCAGAGAAAGTCGGGTAGTTATCGACTACTACGTATAA
- a CDS encoding Rne/Rng family ribonuclease: MTSELVVDVQPKEISIALLENKSLVELQSEGRNLSFSVGNMYLGRVKKLMPGLNACFVDVGYEKDAFLHYLDLGPQFNSLQKYVKQTLSDRKKLNPITKATILPDIEKEGTISNTLKVGQEIVVQIVKEPISTKGPRLTAEISFAGRYLVLIPFNDKVSVSQKIKSSEERARLKQLLQSIKPKNFGVIVRTVAEGKRVAELDGELKVLLKHWEESITKVQKATKFPTLVYEETSRTVALLRDLFNPSYENIYINDKDVFEEVKDYVTLIAPERTEIVKLYKGQLPIYDNFGITKQIKSSFGKTISYKSGAYLIIEHTEALHVVDVNSGNRAKGTNSQEGNALEVNLGAADEIARQLRLRDMGGIIVIDFIDMNEAENRQKLYERMCANMQLDRAKHNILPLSKFGLMQITRQRVRPAMDVNTSEICPACFGKGTIKPSILFTDSLENKIDYLVNKLKVKKFTLHIHPYITAYVNQGLISLKHKWQIKYGFGIKIIPNQKLAFLEYKFYDSNGEEIDMQEEIEIK; encoded by the coding sequence GTGACAAGCGAACTGGTAGTAGACGTACAACCCAAAGAGATTTCCATTGCACTTCTTGAGAACAAGAGTTTAGTGGAACTTCAAAGTGAAGGAAGAAATCTTTCTTTCTCCGTGGGAAATATGTATTTAGGCCGCGTAAAGAAATTAATGCCCGGTTTAAATGCTTGCTTCGTGGATGTAGGTTACGAAAAAGATGCTTTTCTTCATTATTTAGATTTAGGTCCTCAATTTAATTCTCTACAAAAGTACGTTAAACAAACGTTAAGCGACAGAAAGAAGCTTAATCCCATTACAAAGGCAACTATCCTTCCTGATATTGAAAAAGAGGGAACCATCTCTAATACACTAAAAGTAGGACAGGAAATTGTTGTTCAAATTGTAAAGGAACCAATTTCTACTAAAGGGCCAAGATTGACTGCCGAGATTTCCTTTGCAGGAAGATATTTAGTGCTTATCCCCTTTAATGATAAGGTTTCTGTATCACAAAAAATTAAATCAAGCGAAGAACGCGCCCGCCTGAAACAGCTTTTACAGAGCATAAAGCCAAAAAACTTTGGCGTTATTGTTCGTACGGTAGCTGAAGGTAAAAGAGTGGCAGAGCTTGATGGAGAACTTAAGGTTCTTTTAAAACATTGGGAAGAAAGCATAACTAAAGTTCAGAAAGCTACTAAGTTTCCAACTCTCGTTTATGAGGAAACCAGCCGAACAGTTGCATTGTTGCGTGATTTGTTTAACCCTTCTTACGAAAACATTTATATAAATGATAAAGATGTATTCGAAGAAGTAAAGGATTATGTTACCCTCATTGCCCCAGAGAGAACCGAAATTGTAAAGTTGTACAAAGGACAACTTCCTATTTATGACAATTTCGGCATTACCAAACAGATTAAATCATCATTTGGGAAAACCATATCTTATAAAAGTGGCGCATACCTTATTATCGAACATACTGAAGCCCTTCATGTGGTTGATGTTAATAGTGGTAACCGTGCTAAAGGCACAAATAGCCAGGAAGGAAATGCTTTAGAAGTAAACCTGGGTGCAGCCGATGAGATAGCAAGACAACTCCGTCTCCGTGATATGGGAGGAATTATTGTTATCGACTTTATAGATATGAATGAGGCAGAAAACAGACAGAAGCTTTACGAAAGGATGTGTGCAAATATGCAGCTCGACAGAGCCAAGCATAACATTTTACCACTTAGCAAGTTCGGGCTGATGCAAATAACCCGTCAACGAGTTCGTCCGGCAATGGATGTAAATACAAGTGAAATTTGCCCAGCCTGTTTTGGTAAAGGAACAATTAAGCCTTCCATTCTGTTTACAGATTCTTTAGAGAATAAAATTGATTACCTGGTAAATAAATTAAAGGTAAAGAAATTCACACTTCACATCCACCCGTATATAACAGCCTATGTAAATCAAGGACTTATTTCCTTGAAACATAAATGGCAAATAAAATACGGATTTGGAATTAAGATTATCCCTAATCAAAAACTAGCCTTTCTGGAATATAAATTCTATGATTCAAATGGCGAAGAGATTGATATGCAGGAAGAAATCGAGATTAAATAA
- a CDS encoding HU family DNA-binding protein translates to MTKADIVNEIAKNTGIDKTTVLTTVEAFMDTVKESLSNEDNVYLRGFGSFVVKKRAQKTARNISKNTTIIIPEHNIPSFKPAKTFTIAVKK, encoded by the coding sequence ATGACAAAAGCAGATATTGTAAACGAGATTGCTAAAAACACAGGAATTGATAAAACTACAGTGCTTACAACAGTAGAAGCATTCATGGATACAGTAAAAGAGTCCTTGTCAAATGAGGACAACGTTTATTTACGTGGTTTTGGTAGTTTTGTAGTTAAGAAAAGAGCACAAAAAACTGCTCGTAATATTTCAAAGAATACAACTATCATTATTCCGGAGCACAACATTCCGTCGTTTAAACCTGCAAAGACATTTACTATTGCAGTAAAGAAATAA
- the mutY gene encoding A/G-specific adenine glycosylase gives MDKFSDKIIVWYEANKRILPWRETSDPYLIWISEIILQQTRVAQGYDYFLRFVERFPTVKSLAEADEDEVLKYWQGLGYYSRARNLLAAAKSINGDFPDTYSDILALKGVGEYTAAAICSFAYNLPYAVVDGNVYRVLSRYLGIQTPIDSTEGKKLFASLAGELLDKSKPGIYNQAIMDFGALQCTPASPGCSSCPLADSCMALKDNLVNILPVKQNKTKTTNRYFNYLYVRMGAYTFLNKRSENDIWKNLFEFPLVETDKSLGDEELFALPEFQQLFTPNEKPVIRCLNKNVKHVLSHRVIYTNFYEVILPDNSTSFSSYIKVLIADIDKYAVSRLIHSFLEKYL, from the coding sequence ATGGACAAATTTAGCGATAAAATTATAGTTTGGTATGAAGCTAATAAGCGGATATTACCTTGGCGGGAAACATCGGATCCTTATCTGATTTGGATTTCAGAAATTATACTGCAACAGACTCGTGTTGCTCAGGGATATGATTATTTTCTAAGGTTTGTGGAAAGATTTCCAACAGTAAAATCATTAGCTGAAGCAGATGAAGACGAAGTCTTAAAATACTGGCAAGGTTTGGGGTATTATTCCCGTGCACGCAATTTACTTGCAGCTGCAAAAAGTATCAATGGAGATTTTCCTGATACTTATTCTGATATTTTGGCTCTTAAGGGAGTTGGGGAATACACTGCTGCTGCAATCTGCTCTTTTGCTTACAATTTACCTTATGCTGTTGTGGACGGGAATGTGTACCGGGTATTGTCTCGTTATCTGGGTATTCAGACTCCTATAGATTCTACCGAAGGGAAAAAGTTGTTTGCTTCATTGGCGGGTGAGCTCCTTGATAAATCAAAACCTGGAATTTATAATCAGGCTATAATGGATTTCGGAGCATTGCAATGTACTCCGGCTTCTCCGGGATGTTCATCTTGTCCGCTAGCCGACTCTTGTATGGCTTTAAAGGACAATCTGGTAAACATCTTGCCTGTAAAACAAAACAAGACAAAGACAACCAACAGATATTTTAATTATTTATATGTACGCATGGGCGCGTATACCTTTTTAAATAAGCGTAGTGAAAATGATATTTGGAAGAATTTGTTTGAATTTCCATTAGTTGAGACAGATAAGTCGCTCGGAGATGAAGAGTTGTTTGCCTTACCTGAATTTCAGCAGTTATTCACTCCGAATGAGAAACCTGTTATTCGTTGTTTAAACAAGAATGTAAAACATGTACTTTCTCACAGAGTAATTTATACTAATTTTTATGAAGTTATTTTACCAGATAATTCAACTTCTTTTTCTTCATACATAAAGGTCTTAATAGCAGATATTGACAAGTATGCGGTCTCTCGTTTGATACACAGCTTTTTAGAGAAATATTTATAA
- the ssb gene encoding single-stranded DNA-binding protein — protein MSVNKVILIGNVGKDPDVRYLDSGVAVANLTLATSDKGYTLANGTQVPERTEWHNIVLWRGLAEVAEKYVHKGDKLYIEGKIRTRSYDDPSGAKRYITEIFADAMEMLTPKGGNQSYAPQQAQPQSAPVQSQPVPQDNSTDDLPF, from the coding sequence ATGTCTGTAAATAAAGTGATATTGATTGGAAATGTTGGGAAAGATCCTGATGTTAGATACCTGGATAGTGGCGTAGCAGTAGCAAACTTGACATTGGCAACTTCAGATAAAGGATATACTTTGGCCAATGGCACACAAGTTCCTGAAAGAACTGAATGGCATAATATTGTTTTATGGAGAGGATTGGCTGAAGTAGCCGAAAAATATGTTCATAAAGGTGATAAATTATATATTGAAGGGAAAATAAGAACTCGTTCTTATGATGATCCAAGTGGAGCAAAACGATATATTACTGAGATTTTTGCAGATGCAATGGAAATGCTTACTCCTAAGGGAGGTAATCAGTCTTATGCACCACAGCAAGCACAGCCTCAGAGTGCACCGGTGCAATCTCAGCCCGTTCCCCAGGATAATTCAACAGATGATTTGCCCTTTTAA
- the gldE gene encoding gliding motility-associated protein GldE, which produces MDPDAFLCQLATVFSGVTVNSFSFFAEIALLSAILLLFVLGFISASEIAFFSLSTSDLNSLGLRNNLSDRNIHFLLEKSDRLLATIHVTKMFVNIAIIMLCNAFFLEVFDTGNSTWTGVLIFTFALTFVLLLFGEIISKIYSAQRTLSFCRFAAPIITVLGYLFLPIVLILIRSNTYTNKYLARKSYGLSVDELSHALELTDKEDLSDEKQILEGIIRFGGETAKEIMTSRLDVVDLSIKASYKEVLQCIIENVYSRIPVYSGSRDNIKGILYIKDLLPHLNKADNFRWQSLIRPAYFVPETKMIDDLLRDFQANKIHIAIVVDEFGGTSGIVTMEDILEEIVGEIRDEYDEEENTFVKLNDNSYIFEAKTQLTDFYKIANINNVAFEQIAGDADTLAGLLLEIKGEFPALHEVISYNGYDFEVLKMDERRILKVKFTIHEEAADL; this is translated from the coding sequence TTGGACCCAGATGCGTTTTTATGCCAATTGGCAACTGTTTTTAGCGGTGTAACCGTAAACTCTTTCTCTTTTTTTGCAGAAATAGCATTACTTTCAGCTATTCTGTTATTGTTTGTTTTGGGTTTTATTTCTGCTTCAGAGATAGCTTTTTTTTCTCTTTCAACATCCGATTTGAATAGTCTTGGATTGCGTAATAACCTTTCAGATAGAAATATCCATTTTCTTCTTGAGAAATCTGATCGTTTATTGGCTACAATTCATGTAACTAAAATGTTTGTGAACATAGCAATAATTATGCTATGTAATGCATTCTTTTTGGAAGTCTTTGATACTGGAAACTCAACCTGGACAGGAGTTTTAATCTTTACTTTTGCATTAACTTTTGTCTTGTTACTTTTTGGTGAGATTATTTCTAAAATTTATTCAGCGCAACGTACGCTTTCCTTTTGTAGGTTTGCTGCTCCAATTATAACAGTTCTTGGATATCTGTTCTTGCCAATTGTATTAATATTGATTCGCTCTAATACTTATACTAATAAATATCTGGCAAGAAAAAGCTATGGTTTGTCGGTTGATGAATTATCTCATGCGCTTGAACTTACAGATAAAGAAGATTTGTCAGACGAAAAACAGATTCTCGAAGGAATTATCCGCTTTGGTGGTGAAACGGCAAAAGAGATTATGACCTCACGCTTAGATGTGGTTGATTTGAGTATTAAGGCGTCTTATAAAGAAGTATTGCAGTGCATTATTGAAAATGTTTATTCACGTATTCCTGTGTATTCAGGATCGAGGGATAACATTAAAGGAATTCTTTATATAAAAGACTTGCTGCCTCATTTGAATAAAGCAGATAATTTTCGTTGGCAGTCGCTTATCCGTCCGGCTTATTTTGTGCCGGAAACAAAAATGATTGATGATTTGCTGAGAGACTTTCAGGCAAACAAAATTCATATTGCTATTGTTGTGGATGAATTTGGTGGAACCTCCGGCATTGTCACCATGGAAGATATTTTAGAAGAAATAGTTGGTGAGATACGCGATGAATATGATGAAGAAGAAAATACATTCGTTAAGTTGAATGATAATAGTTATATTTTTGAAGCGAAAACCCAGCTCACTGATTTCTACAAGATAGCCAATATAAATAATGTTGCATTTGAACAAATAGCTGGAGATGCTGATACTCTTGCTGGTTTACTGTTGGAAATAAAAGGTGAATTTCCGGCTTTGCATGAAGTTATAAGTTATAATGGTTATGATTTTGAAGTTCTGAAGATGGATGAACGTCGTATTTTAAAGGTTAAATTTACTATCCATGAAGAGGCAGCAGACTTATAA
- a CDS encoding gliding motility lipoprotein GldD, whose protein sequence is MKRQQTYKVFMGIYLLLLLLLVMMTCSFPASGKKEKANSKLNFPKAVYASTTDSLPFTFDLSNQAKFTWQKNKPGEYFCNVIYLSLNAQLYCTYHAITSDKFRDFAEESRKMVYQHTTVATGINEKRYDNDLSHVHGILYDIQGNVATPVQIALTDSNHYFFNASLYFNMTPDVDSIAPALNYIRKDIIRIMESFKVKSH, encoded by the coding sequence ATGAAGAGGCAGCAGACTTATAAAGTTTTTATGGGTATTTATCTCTTGCTATTATTGCTTTTGGTAATGATGACTTGTTCGTTTCCTGCATCCGGAAAGAAGGAGAAGGCGAATTCTAAATTGAACTTTCCGAAAGCTGTGTATGCTTCCACTACGGATTCTTTGCCATTTACTTTCGATTTGTCTAATCAGGCAAAGTTTACCTGGCAGAAGAATAAGCCGGGAGAGTATTTCTGTAATGTAATTTATCTTTCCCTGAATGCGCAGCTATACTGTACTTATCATGCCATAACTTCTGATAAATTCCGGGATTTTGCAGAAGAAAGCCGGAAAATGGTTTATCAGCATACAACGGTGGCTACGGGAATAAATGAAAAGAGATACGATAACGACTTGTCTCATGTACATGGAATATTATATGATATTCAAGGTAATGTTGCAACTCCTGTTCAGATAGCTTTAACGGATAGCAATCACTATTTTTTTAATGCTTCTCTCTACTTTAATATGACACCTGATGTTGATTCTATTGCACCTGCATTGAACTATATTCGTAAAGACATTATTCGTATTATGGAATCGTTTAAAGTAAAATCTCATTAA
- a CDS encoding 4'-phosphopantetheinyl transferase superfamily protein, with product MAVFETHIEVDYRWGIWKMEETEDDLLSLFSDQFQIKEKMQHLSAKGRRLEWLSVRALLKSLCGEEKQIEYYPSGMPYLSDQSFYISISHTRGYVAVILSAQKKVGIDIEQYGERILKLGAKFLSEQEMNAINPDKKVYHLLLYWSGKETVFKVLGEQVADFKKYLLIEPFVPEENGVFNAKELKTDAQQRFLVYYQTHPDFVITWC from the coding sequence ATGGCAGTTTTTGAAACACATATTGAAGTTGATTACAGATGGGGTATCTGGAAAATGGAAGAGACGGAAGATGATTTGCTTTCGCTTTTTTCCGATCAATTTCAGATAAAGGAGAAGATGCAGCATTTATCCGCCAAAGGCAGACGTTTGGAATGGCTTTCTGTTCGTGCTCTCTTGAAAAGTCTTTGCGGTGAAGAGAAGCAAATTGAATATTATCCTTCAGGGATGCCTTATTTGTCGGATCAATCTTTTTATATCAGTATTTCTCATACTCGTGGATATGTAGCGGTTATCCTGAGTGCTCAAAAGAAAGTTGGAATAGATATTGAGCAATATGGGGAAAGAATTCTTAAACTTGGTGCAAAGTTTCTGAGTGAACAGGAAATGAATGCTATTAATCCTGATAAAAAAGTTTATCATCTGCTATTGTACTGGTCGGGAAAAGAAACGGTTTTTAAGGTGCTTGGCGAACAAGTGGCCGACTTTAAAAAGTATTTGCTGATAGAACCCTTTGTTCCTGAAGAGAATGGTGTGTTTAATGCGAAGGAATTAAAGACTGATGCTCAACAACGTTTCCTTGTCTATTACCAGACTCATCCTGATTTTGTGATTACCTGGTGCTGA
- a CDS encoding YncE family protein produces the protein MKNKILYIILVLTLMVSACDDTIVLQDTGDHPTETETAGMYILCEGLFNMNNSTLSYYDFNKSEMLSFQDSDKKGTDKTSYDYFKMANGRKLGDTANDLQRYGSKLYCAVNVSSQIEVLNISTGVSQKQIPLFNENGVARQPRYFAFYKDKAYICNFDGTVARIDTTTLQVDGIVKVGRNPDGICVANGKLYVANSGGLNENNLDNTVSVIDTKTFTETKKITVRNNLGTILSDEAGNVYVVSRESYNYTIGDYDCKLHRIDSETDKLIKTYDLSVVSFTIYGHLAYLYSYNSNVESIKVMDTRTGEIIDDNFIKDGTKITRTYNIEVNPVNGDVYICDAQNYVINGSIVCFTKDGVHKFTIDAKGINPNSIVFTSSKSTSQPSDPTDNSKSSYVTKVLEYVPAPGQFVNVLPEYTSGDNAASMCAKCLDYFNKDYAVSLGAFGGYITVGFDHTIANVSGEYDIKVLGNAFDGSAEPGIVLVSADTNKDGLPNDEWYELKGSEYSNASTIHNYEITYYKPGGSTDNIRWTDNQNKNGYVLHNSYHAQAYFPQWISGETMTFNGCRLPDNGVYSSTQGKWIMASYSYGYADNYSNTSDGCKLKFDWAVDKNGNSVTVKGVDFIRIYSAVNQYLDTVVGEISTEVSGVEDLHPTQNGESSILTKSR, from the coding sequence ATGAAAAACAAAATATTATATATTATCCTGGTTCTCACATTAATGGTCAGTGCATGTGACGATACTATCGTGCTGCAAGACACCGGAGATCATCCCACTGAAACTGAAACAGCAGGAATGTATATTCTTTGTGAAGGACTGTTTAACATGAATAACAGTACACTTTCCTACTACGATTTCAATAAAAGCGAGATGCTCTCTTTTCAGGATTCAGATAAGAAAGGGACTGATAAAACCAGCTATGATTACTTCAAAATGGCAAATGGCAGAAAGCTGGGTGATACGGCGAATGATTTGCAACGCTATGGATCCAAACTTTACTGTGCAGTTAATGTTTCCAGCCAAATAGAGGTATTAAATATATCAACGGGAGTTTCTCAGAAACAAATTCCTTTATTCAACGAAAATGGAGTGGCTCGTCAGCCCCGCTACTTTGCTTTCTATAAAGACAAAGCGTATATCTGTAACTTCGACGGCACAGTAGCGCGTATTGATACAACAACACTTCAAGTTGACGGAATTGTAAAAGTGGGACGCAATCCCGATGGTATCTGTGTGGCCAATGGAAAACTTTATGTTGCCAATTCGGGCGGACTGAATGAAAATAATCTGGATAACACAGTCTCTGTAATAGATACGAAAACCTTTACCGAAACAAAAAAAATCACTGTCCGCAATAACTTAGGAACCATTCTTTCCGACGAAGCCGGAAATGTTTATGTGGTATCCCGTGAATCTTACAATTATACTATCGGAGACTATGATTGCAAACTGCATCGCATTGACAGTGAAACAGATAAATTGATCAAGACTTACGATTTATCAGTCGTAAGCTTTACTATATACGGGCATCTAGCATATCTGTACAGTTACAACTCAAACGTAGAATCCATCAAAGTTATGGATACTCGTACCGGAGAAATTATTGATGATAATTTCATTAAGGACGGAACCAAAATTACCCGTACATATAACATAGAGGTGAATCCTGTGAACGGAGATGTTTATATCTGCGATGCTCAGAACTATGTAATCAATGGTAGTATTGTTTGCTTCACTAAAGATGGAGTGCACAAGTTTACAATAGATGCAAAAGGTATTAACCCTAACTCTATTGTATTTACAAGTAGTAAAAGCACCAGTCAGCCGTCAGATCCAACAGACAACAGTAAGAGTTCATACGTTACAAAAGTACTTGAATACGTTCCTGCGCCGGGACAATTTGTGAATGTACTTCCCGAATATACTAGCGGCGACAATGCTGCTTCAATGTGCGCTAAGTGTCTGGACTATTTCAATAAGGATTATGCAGTTTCACTCGGAGCATTCGGCGGATATATAACCGTGGGCTTTGACCATACCATTGCCAATGTTTCGGGAGAATATGATATTAAAGTGCTGGGAAATGCATTTGATGGCAGCGCCGAACCAGGCATTGTTCTAGTTTCTGCTGACACAAACAAGGATGGATTACCCAACGATGAATGGTACGAACTGAAAGGCTCGGAATACAGCAATGCATCCACCATTCACAATTACGAAATTACATATTATAAGCCTGGCGGCTCAACAGATAATATACGTTGGACAGATAATCAGAATAAGAATGGATATGTTTTGCATAACTCCTATCACGCACAAGCTTATTTTCCGCAATGGATTAGCGGAGAAACAATGACCTTCAACGGTTGCCGCCTTCCTGACAATGGAGTATATAGTTCCACACAAGGAAAATGGATTATGGCATCTTACAGTTATGGATATGCCGACAACTATTCAAACACTTCAGATGGTTGCAAGCTGAAGTTCGATTGGGCAGTAGACAAGAATGGCAATAGTGTTACAGTAAAAGGAGTCGATTTTATAAGAATATACAGTGCAGTCAATCAATACTTAGACACGGTTGTAGGAGAAATCTCGACAGAAGTTTCCGGAGTAGAAGATCTTCATCCTACACAAAATGGTGAATCATCCATCCTAACTAAAAGTCGATAA